One Rhodoferax sp. GW822-FHT02A01 genomic window, CAATATCCTGCAGGCGCGTCTGGCTGGCGAGAAGCCGCTGCCGCTATGGGACATGTGGCGCAGCCTGCGCGCGGAGTATGACCAGCGCCTGCCGCAGTAAGGGAGACAAGGCACGCACACCGCGTGCCTTGCACTAGCGGTTGTTCGCCGCCAGCTTGATGCCAAAGCCGATAAGTGCCAGACCCGCCAGACGGGTGGCCAACCGGCGCGCGGACGGGATGTTGCGCAAGGCACTGGCCACCTTGTTACCCACCAGCACCAGCGCCCACTGATACAGCAGGCTGATGACGGTGACGTGCACCATCATCACGGTCAGCGTCACCGTGGACGCTTGGGGCTTGAGGAACAACGGGAAGAAAGACACAAAAAACAGGATCACCTTGGGGTTGGTCAGGCTCACGGTAAACGCCTGGCGGAAATACGACCAGGGCGAACGTGTCGGCTCCGGAGCTCCTTCTGCTGTATTGATCTTGGTACGGATGAGCCCCACTCCCATCCAGATCAGATAGGCCGCGCCAAACCATTGCAACGCCTGAAACAGCACAGGGTTGGCGCGCATGATGGCCGCTAGTCCGGCTGCAGCGGCCACCATGAACACAAAGTCGCCACACAAGGTGCCAACCACCGCCGCCATGCCGGCACGCGCACCATTGCGCGCAGTAGCGTTCAGGATCGCGATGGTGCCAGCGCCGGGAATGAGCTGGAAGACCAGGATGGCGAGTACGAAACTGGTGTAGTTCTGGATATCAAACATGGCTGTTCACTTCACGAACGGGATTCAACGTGTCTGGCAAAGTTGTCCAGGATGGCTTGCCAGCCCTGGCGTTGCTGATCCGGCGAATGCTCGGTCTCTGCATCGAATGTGACACGCACGGTGACACCATCGGTGCCCGGCACAAACTCAACGAGGCCAGCGCGTTCTCCAAACGCATAGGCAATCAGCGCATGCGGCACGACCTTGGTATAGGTTCCGGCAAAGTCGAAACCAAAACTGCCGTCCTTGGCCTCCATGCGTGATGAGAATGCACCGCCTGCGCGCAGGTCGACCGTGGCCCGAACCGTGTGCCAATCGGGAGAGGCCGTGTTCCATTGCACGATGTCATCTGGTGTGGTGTAGGCACTCCAGACCTTGGCGATCGGGGCTCTGACAAAAGTTTCAACCGTGATTT contains:
- a CDS encoding LysE family translocator — translated: MFDIQNYTSFVLAILVFQLIPGAGTIAILNATARNGARAGMAAVVGTLCGDFVFMVAAAAGLAAIMRANPVLFQALQWFGAAYLIWMGVGLIRTKINTAEGAPEPTRSPWSYFRQAFTVSLTNPKVILFFVSFFPLFLKPQASTVTLTVMMVHVTVISLLYQWALVLVGNKVASALRNIPSARRLATRLAGLALIGFGIKLAANNR
- a CDS encoding SRPBCC family protein, with translation MQITVETFVRAPIAKVWSAYTTPDDIVQWNTASPDWHTVRATVDLRAGGAFSSRMEAKDGSFGFDFAGTYTKVVPHALIAYAFGERAGLVEFVPGTDGVTVRVTFDAETEHSPDQQRQGWQAILDNFARHVESRS